AGGTCGAAGGTTCGAACCCCTCAGCGCCCACTTATCAACTCGAATCACATTATGTTTTATACTTATATTATCTTCAGTGAGAAGTTAAACAAATACTATGTAGGACATACAGACAACATCTTACGACGAATGGATGAGCACAATTCTGGTAAATCAAATTTCACTAAACTAGGAAAACCATGGTCGCTGAAGTATACTGAACAGTTTTCAAATCGTAGTGAAGCTATGAAACGAGAGTTTGAAATAAAATCCAGAAAAAGTAAACGATTTATTGAGAAATTAATTAGTTCAGCTGGTCTAGAGCGTCCCGTCTCTTTATGTTAATATTATTAAGAGTAAGAGACGGGAAGGTCGAAGGTTCGAACCCCTCAGCGCCCACTTATCAACTCGAATCACATTATGTTTTATACTTATATTATCTTCAGTGAGAAGTTAAACAAATACTATGTAGGACATACAGACAACATCTTACGACGAATGGATGAGCACAATTCTGGTAAATCAAATTTCACTAAACTAGGAAAACCATGGTCGCTGAAGTATACTGAACAGTTTTCAAATCGTAGTGAAGCTATGAAACGAGAGTTTGAAATAAAATCCAGAAAAAGTAAACGATTTATTGAGAAATTAATTAGTTCAGCTGGTCTAGAGCGTCCCGTCTCTTTATGTTAATATTATTAAGAGTAAGAGACGGGAAGGTCGAAGGTTCGAACCCCTCAGCGCCCACTACCTCATACAAACTTTAAATCGATAGATGAGAATTATTTTTTTACTTATCACCTCTCCCCTAATTTTTCGAATTTCGTTCATCTTTTACGCATTGCTTTTATCATGTATTATTTCATCATGCAATTATCGAAACGCTGCAGAAAAATCCTCGATTAATGAATTAGCAATCGAAGTTA
This region of Ignavibacteria bacterium genomic DNA includes:
- a CDS encoding GIY-YIG nuclease family protein; the protein is MFYTYIIFSEKLNKYYVGHTDNILRRMDEHNSGKSNFTKLGKPWSLKYTEQFSNRSEAMKREFEIKSRKSKRFIEKLISSAGLERPVSLC